GGCCGCTCATACCGCTCACTTAGACATTTTTATAAGgtttaaacctaataaaaacgtccaaaaaacgttttaaaaacgtactGTGCCCACTGAGGAGTAAGCAGGCTAAGGAAATCAGGCAGGACTAAGTAAGTTAAGTAAGGACTAAGTAAGGTTAAGTAAGTGAAATAAAAAACggcagtaaaaataaaaacactataagaaaaacataagtaAGTAGGCCAACTAAGACAAATTAAAGATAGAATAAGTAAGGTTGTGTCACGATGACACCATGTTTTttgtcttataaaaaaaaagatataaaaaaaccaagtcaaaaaaaaacacaagtcAAAAAAAAACCAAGGCAAAAATGGCTTCAGATGACATTGATTTTTCGCGTATGATTGTAAGacgaaatttattttcaaaacctacattttataaaagtaatttaagacCAAAATATACATCTAAATTACCCAAATACACAGTGGATGGGAAATATCCTTTTCATAGAGatgctttttttgaattttttgatagGACCTCATTCGATGAAAATGAGTTAACAAATCCTAAAAGACGAAGAAGTGCtaagaaaaacttgaaaaaaataaagcgtCAAATTTGTAGAAAAGCACTGATGTGTTAtcgaaaaacaaaaagaaagtatgtaaataataaacagaATCGAGAAGTGAATCGAGTGGGATAACCgatatattgttttgttttaacaaaagtcGACCGTGATAAACAAAGAAAcgaagtatttaatattttaaaaaaaatgagacaTAGAAGACATAGGAGACATAGGGTTAAAAGAGTTACTTTTATTCATAGAAGACACTCACCCCACCCTAGACCTCATCATCCTTTAATTGGTAGAGGTCGAAATAAACTGATACAAGCTCGCGAGGAGATTACATTTTAACTTACGAGTATAAAAATGGTATTGTGGAAATTATAAGTGGTAACAAAGATAACGCACATACAAAATCATCTACGTTTTTGGGAGAACTGATATTGGattatgatgttataaataaattatgcacGTTATCTcatgtaaataaagaaatatattatgttGGTAAAGAAACACCAAAaacatattgctaaaaaaaatttaatagtgttgtttctattgttttttaaaaaaaaaactataaatgtagtttttttttatatataaaattcaattaaataaaaaaggatttCAAAACTTGTTTAAACGAACTTTATAAATCACTTAATAATATAGAAGCTTCTAAGTTTGAGGTTAATGATAGTTTAAAACAAGTCCAGGGAAATTTCAAATTACTGTTTCGTTTGGATGGTCTCGCGAAAATTAAAGTAACTCGCTCTAATAAAAAATCtcatattgattttatttttcataaaaataaacacgAATTTGAAATGCTGTATGAGGATTTTGTCGATGTAATCAAAGAGTCATTTAATATTTGGTTGTTGGAAAAGAaagtcttatttaaaaatatggattTTATAGCTTACGTAAAAGAATTTTATCCCTATCCACGTTTAGCAGAGTTTTATAGTGTAATACTTAGTGGTTGTGATGAAGATAGCCATTTTTGGATTTTCAAAcctaacaaatatatttaagctACTCGTTTATATgacaaacttaattttaattttatatatgaaaacagacaagaaaaacattttgaaatagcgtttgaaaagtttatacattttaataaaatatctttagaaacATGGCCTATTGAAGAAAATATaagaaacaatataaaaaaaataatcagagaGTTTATAGAAGAAATACTCGTAAAATAGCTCGTGGAAGACGTGGAAAAGGACTTGCTGATTTTTTTACTCCTAAAAATGTAACCAATGCATTGCAAGTGAGTTTACTGTTATATGGTATAAAAAAGGCGTGGAAagacaaaaataacaaaagctGTTACAAGCGCTCCAAATCCTGTTGTTACAAAACCTGTTAACCCTTATATGCCACCCGACAAATTATTtgaagtatattaaaaaaagacaatttgtaaaaaataatgtataaaatcttctaaagaataaaaatatgcaattaaatgatgattttgtttttcttctaattttttgttCCTATAGCGTTTTATAAGGATCGACTTTTTTCCCTTGTAAGTTAAACAAGGTGATTTATGAAGATAAATTTTCGCGCTTCTTTTTGTGTTCATGTTATAAACCCATACTTCTTTGTTTACGATATGTAAAGTTCAATCCTTTAACAaagcttgattttttttctttgaatacgATAAAAAACAGTTCCCCATAACCGTTACATGTAGTACATTTTTCTCTTACGATTTCTTCAAGCAGTGTGTGTGTTGATCTCTTTATGTTTGATTATATTAAATTCAGAGCTACTTGcctctttatttcttttttagtcATGACATCATCAATAGGATTATCTAAAAATTGATTTGCATTCTTAATCGAGTATAATTGTACaagtaaatgttatttatttcattttgtatcatgtaataaatattttcctcGTTTATCACAGAAGGAATAGCTTTAATATCTAATATGGACAATTTGTCCCATGTAGCTTCGTAATTTGTTCTTAAGAACCCAGCATCtctcaaaaatcttttaattgcaTTTTGAGCCAACAtttgcttttcaaaaatatcataatccaaaagaatatgttttgttttcataGACAATAGCTCTCGCTCCAAATTTTCctgttttcttatatataaatgcaaatgCATGTCTTTTTCAAACAGTTGTTTAGCAGTATAATTGAGATATTGAAAgagttcttttttaataaattgaaataatggATAAAGATTTAATTGAACTACTGGTGAAGCATGAAGAGTTGTCACTTCGAAGAAGTAGTAGTTTAGCAGTCTGAACAACgaagataaataaatttgttcactgtataaaacattttcactGCGAAAAAAAAGAGCTACAAAATAAGCGGCAAAAGCTCCACATAAACTGCTATCGTTccattgaaaagaaaatttgttatatgaaaaaaacacattttgatTAGCGCtcattttgctatattttaaaataaatttagtaaaccaataaaactcgTGATTTTCTGCTGTCCATTCTGTAGGGAAATGATTTGTTTGTCGTATATAAGAACTAATATCGTTGTAGTTAATATTAATAGTGTTGATTTGTATATTGGTGTTTACTTCTTCTACTGCTTCAAGCAAATGTCCATTAAATCTTAAATGTTTTGGAATTCGTTGTAATACACTTTCTTCTCCTaaactattaaaacaaaaaaaatgagcTTTGTCTATTTTGATCAACACTCTCCATGTTGTCCTGCATCTTTAGTAGTTTCATTGttgtaaatttgtaaaagaaccattttttttcatattaataataatatgaatatgGGTCTGCGTTTGACTAAGCTCGTAAAAGCATAAActcctataaaataatttttaaattcagagtttttaaaaaaacgagaAAAAGATTCATCGGTAGccatttattcttctttttctaaactaaaaaaactcgCAATAAACATGGTCACAATAGCGtgtaatatattaacaaataaagttttttatcgcTGGCTCCTTCCTTTATCATTCctttaatgtttcttttaacagatttcttttttaaaactccaTCTAGTTTTTCTATCAAAGAGGAGACGGTAGgtattatttttgtagtaaACGTATTACGAAACCGTCTGTTTGATCGCCATCTCTTTGATCGAAAGTAGGTTTTATATCTCTTTCTAGCAACAAAACAGTAAGCTTGGATTTATAGTATTCGGCTATAAAGTTATTGTCGAGATGTTCCTTTTTCAAATCATCAAAGTGCTCGAGATGAATAGGGCAGAGTTGAGGATTTTCTagcaagtttttaaattgactgtttttaaaacattttttaatattgtaagaacttaatattattcttttagaATCAAGTACATTTTGTAGAAaatcaattgattttttatctatataatgTTTTTCTTCTACATGATCAGACGAGGGCGAAGAAGTTCCAGACTTGTTTTCATGATGTTTATATCTTTTAGATACTTCGTCTAGGGAACACATAGCGCAATTATTGtggatttttttaatgatgctatcAACgcgatttatttttttaataaaaaaattaaaaaaaaaattttttttatgatgtttttatatttttttatgcattttattaaaagaatacgtttctttttttaataaaaaagtctcttttttttagttgtggATGTtggattttgattttattaccaaCCGAGAAGTTCATGAATGGGGAAGAAATTGTATCAGAGAATTATGTTTGCGTTCAATTAGCGATAAGCAATTTTTTCACACGCAAGCGATTCCTTGTGAAAAGTTTGaaagattaaaagaaaaagataaaaaagtatatttgtaCTGTCTAAATAATATTCATGGATTAGAATACTATCCCGCTTTTAAATATACAGGcgaaataatattttgtaggtctgttgtagatttttttaaagcggtattttcaaaatatgaagacgatcttgtattttataaagGTGGCAATGTGGAAAAAGATGTATTGCGTACAATAAAAGAGCAGAAAATATACAcgtttgatttaaaaagattattattttcgaaaatTAGTAAACTACCTAGATATGTTTACAACGAAAATTTATGTCTAGAACATTACCAACACAATAATACTAGAGAACATACTCATGAACATTGCCCGAAATATGAAACTCTTATGTTTGCGTTGTATTTAGAAGATTTTGTCAATGGTTTTATAAAAGATGGTAACGTACAACAATATACAGAGTTTAGTGTTGTTGAATACgcaagttttattaattttataaaagacaaTATGCAATGTGTTTGCTTATTAAAGAAAGACAAATGCGAatgttttgataatgtttttcatataaacaaaCTTGTATATCAACTTTTTGAtacggaaaaaaaaataataaatgtctTCTTTATAATCCTTCTTCCGTGTCCAAGTAATACTTGGTGTAATGAGTGTTTTTGTGTATAGGTTGTTTCGATACTGCTTTGTCGTTATCGTAATTATAAACTTGATCTTCTTTTTTGTATAGaatgatttaaatgttaaagttttgtttaaagaaaaaaaccatCGAGCTATAGGAaacatttctattaaatttttatcgtGAAAATTGCAGCGATCGAAAGCTTTGTAAATGTAAACTTTATCACCTTCTGTGTGaacttttttatctaaaaagtatTCATAAACAGGCGTAGGCGTGTAAATGGTGTAATATCCATTATGAAAAAGCTTGTCGTGATACGAAAAATAAGGTTGTTGTACGCAAGCAGGATAAACgttttctattattttacaacttttctTCAACTCGTCGCATTCCCATCTGTCGATCATATaaggaaacaaaaaataatatttcaaagaCAGTTTAAGTTTGCTTTTCCACGAAGtacatttattttgatttgttgtcttgtaaaaaagtttgtaaactaTAATAAACTCATCCaactttttctttgttcttcaTATCGATTTTCTActgttgtttttgttatatttaaaaatcctCATTGATGGTTTGACATATTACAAACATGCCATTTATCCACGAGGGTGACTGTTCTGCAAAAGTTATATATCGACGAGATGCTTTTTCAAAGAGATGAAGAGAGTTTTCATAGTCTTTAGCTatgaaaatataatacaaattgACAAATTTTTCTTCTTCCAACTTTAATtccaagttaaaattttttaaataggaaaATATTATATCCAGCTATTCTTCATACatgttatttaaatgaatatattaaaacagcATAGGATGTAATTCATTATCAGCATAAAAATGTTGAACAGCTTTGATCAGACTTTCATCGAGTTGTTTGCTAGTCATTCTCTCTTTCAAAAATGaactagaatattttttttacaactctttATATaggaaaatttatataaaaaacaagtcttttattaataaaacaatttttttaattcaattaaaaacattttttacaagaaaaatatttttcataaataattattcttCGTCTTCCTATACTTCGAGTTTTGCTTGTTTCGCCTCACTTGTTTCTTTTTCAGCTAGTGATTCGCAGGCTTTTTTTAGGTTCATATTATAACTTCTATGGTAACCATTTTTATTAATGGTGTTGAGGAAAGAAGGTTCTACAGATAATAATCTATCGTATTCAGTAATATGAATCTCATCATCGTCTTTTGCTAAACGAATCGTATATTCGTTAAACTCGACGTTTTTTAATATACCCATTTTAGGATAAGCTACAGTTAGGTAAGCTCTGTTTTGAGCAGCTTGCATATTATCCATCAAAGTTTCCAAcactttttttgtcattttgttgtggttaaatttaaagaccacgttaaaagtaatttcaacttttagaattttaaatttagtgtcgTCTTTGGTTAATTTAAGTTCAGCTctgaataaataatttgttttgtggAGATCACACATATCTCTATATTTCCACGGTAATAATATTTCACAGCCATCGTTTTTTGGTTTGTAgattaattcttatttaacaTAGTTGAATTGTGCAAGTGTTTTGAGAGGAACAGTTGAATATTGTTtatcttttgcatttttttcttctttaaattcAACAAGCCTCAAAGTGGCAGATGCCAAATATGCAAACTTGACATAGTTGTTATTATCGCAATAAACAACTTCGTAGTCTTCCATCTTTTTTCAGTGtgattaaataagttttaaattaaagtgaGCTCCTTTGATACTGTTTTGAGTTGAAAAGAgagattaaaaaacaagaacaaaacaaatttttttaaataatgttaattccTTGCGAATTATGATGTCATACAAGTTTAAAGTTCAAAGTTTAAAGTTCAAAGTGTGGCATGATGAGACCCTTTGAACTTTAGACTCTGTACTTTGATactttaattctaatttaatgaAATAGGATAAGTTGTTATGACTACCTTTTCATATAAAAAGGGGAAAATAGGTCTTGTTCAATCGTCAACATCTTCAGGTGAAATTAATAGAAgtgtaaaaaaatgtgtttagattgtaaaaaaatgaaggTTGTCGAGGTTCAATACCACGAAAGAACAAGATTAGaaattgtaaaactaaaatataaatattttgatggtAGTATTAAACTCGAAAAAGGCGAACTCGTAGAAGATTACGattgaaaattagaaaaacatgtttataaGTTGTTTTATCAAATGTGGATCGATACAGAATTTGTTACAAGTATTCCTTTGTTACCTTATATTAACGAACTTTTTAATAGagctttaaatgaaaaagttttaagacaatttgatttttattataattggtTTGGTCATTGTGATCTTtgtgaaaatatgtttttattttgttttaactgcttttattgtaaattaggtttttgtaaatattgtattgtttCTCATAGAAAAGAAAGAGAACAAATAGTTTATTCTTTagagttcaaaaataatgtgtgcattgtttaaatatattcttgtatcattttttagataatgaaaatgaaaagtGTTGGAGAATGGTCTCTTTATGAAGTAGTAGAGattaaaacaattcaaataaGAGATAATCAAGAATGGTCttattatgaaacaaaaaagagTGCTTGTTTTGATTTGAGAAGCACAAAGCATTACATACTTCAACCCGATGAACGTATTTCAGTGAGTACTGGAGTATATCGATAAAATAGATTCAGATTTAGTAGGTCAAATATGTTCCAAATCAAGCATCGCTCTTAAATATGGCGTCATAGTGTTTAATGCTCCTGCAATAATAGATGCTGattataaagacaaaaataaagtgcTACTTATCAATCATTCAAAAGAAGATTACGTTATTAATTGTGGAGATGCTGTTGCTCAAATGGGAttcttgaaaacatttaaagctGTAGAAACAGTTATAGAAATTGATGGATGTTCTTGTCGTGAAATAACAATGTCAATGATTAAAGATGTAGAAAGAAATGGTGGTTTTGGTTCCACGGGAAAATAattgtgtatattttttttaaaatttttaaacatgattttttaattattttttagattagtaaaaaattatgactGAA
The nucleotide sequence above comes from Hydra vulgaris chromosome 09, alternate assembly HydraT2T_AEP. Encoded proteins:
- the LOC136085519 gene encoding deoxyuridine 5'-triphosphate nucleotidohydrolase-like yields the protein MWIDTEFVTSIPLLPYINELFNRALNEKIMKMKSVGEWSLYEVVEIKTIQIRDNQEWSYYETKKSACFDLRSTKHYILQPDEHLVGQICSKSSIALKYGVIVFNAPAIIDADYKDKNKVLLINHSKEDYVINCGDAVAQMGFLKTFKAVETVIEIDGCSCREITMSMIKDVERNGGFGSTGK